The window CCCTTTGAGAATATATGCTTAACAGTTGATGGGGATACCAAAAAAAGCCCAAAATTGCGACTAGAATTActattaaaatagtaaaaaaaagcATAAATATTTGGTCTGGGCTCAACCCAACCTCTCTGAGACTCTGAACTAATACTTGCATTTGCTTCAGTTCTagcatttcttttttttcaagcTTATCTCTTTCAGCAACTGAACTGGTGGGCTTTCCTTGTGTAACCTATGAATTTGCCTCTTGGCCGCTTTAACCGAATGCAAAAAAAACTCAGCGAGTGAACTAGGTTGTTTTTTCCTTCTCGAGCTTCTATTTCTTCCGGGAACCAGTAAGGCGTAAACCATGTCAAACCAAGATCAATCACTACTCGAAcggatttaatttatttttaagagaaCCTCCCACCTGAACCATTCTTAAGACCGCTAGGCCCTCTCGAATGAGTTCTACTATAGAAGCTTTTAACGTACGCCCGGGGACAAATATTTCACTTACAGAGAAGTGAAACCCGTGACTAGATCGTCTTGAAGACGGATGCGACGGGAAGAAGTGACATTTGGCAGTGTTGCTGACTTAACATTTAGGTTTCGACATAACAAAGCTTGCACTGTCTTTTCGCACTTAGACGTACAGCGTGCCATTAGTAATAATTCTACTATGGTGACACAAATTCACAAGTTGATCCTAATTAATCGTTGTTGTTCAttggattaaagaagaactacTTCGTTAGGATTGGGGAATTGCTATGATTCTTCTTGAATAGCTTGGATTCTGGAGTCGAGAGTCACTTTGAAAGTCTGACCTAAACTCTTCCGACTAAATATGATAAAGCCTATAAAACATAGAGAAACTATCATTTCTTCATTATAGATTGAGATCTTCTTCGAACTTAATGCACAAATAGATGGAATAGCAGCAAATAACATCTTTCTATCCTACATATTCGTGAAACTCAATCTCATTTATCAAGCTTATCTCTTTCATCAACTGAACGGGTATTAAGGATATCAACGATTATTAAACGAGAACAAGTTGATCTTCCTGAATTGTAGTTAAAATACCATAGAAAATGGAATCATCTATCATAAATATGAGAAAACTCTAAAAGATgttctttattttgatttacaATAAGTTGATGTGAGGAAAGAGTATATTTACCAGTccttatttgattttgaatttccCTCATTTTTCGTTCTCTTCTTCTCACGAAGAAAATAAGATGTTGTTACAGGTGAAGTGAAGGTCCGTAAGGAAGGGTAGCTAGCTTACGAATTGGATTCGAACCAATATCACCGGGTGACTTATCCCTTTAGTCCTGAGTGGGTCTGTCGTCCTCCTCATTATAGTCCTTCTAGAATCAATAGTATTTTGTCAGAATACGGATGAGATCAAAAAGGCCATCATTGGAGCAAACAATGCAATCGCTTCTGTTAGAGAAAAGCCCAAAATGGCATAACCAAATAATTGTTTAGCCAATGAGGGATTTCGCGCCACGGAATGAATCGAGTAACTAAGGACGTTTCCAATACCAACATCAGCTCCCGCTGAAGCAATTGTAGCAGCTCCGACACCAATTGATTTTGCACCTTCTAACAtctcttttttataattctcGTCACGCTTTGTCATTCACGACTGAAATCTCAACGCCTCTGAGCCAACTGTATTTAAAATACATTGGCATCAGAAACTGTTTATTCCATTCCATGACTGCATCTACTTTTTTAGAGTCAATAGTCTATAGAAGTAGGAAAAAAGAGACAAAATGAAAACAACAAGAACTATACAAAGAAGAATACAGATTTGGTCTGGGCTCAACCCAACCTCTCCGAGGCTCTGAACTAATACTtgcatttattattttaaagctTATCTCTTTCAGAAACTGAACGGGTTTTGGGAACTTTCGTTGAGTCATGTTTAACCTTAAATGCTATTAATAGATTCTACAGCAATAGTCCCTCGAAAAGGTCACACTGAAAACACTAACTCTACATTTTATAACTCCCACTGAAGCTAGTGCGCAATGAAGACCAACACGCAATCCCCTCGATTTTATTTTCTTAGCTGCTCTGGATgctactttaattttatatgatattacACCTTGTAGCGCATCTATATGTCTGAAAGCGGACAAAAAAAATGTTCCTTAGAGTTACGAAGGCTTAGCTTAGCCTCTTTCTCTatctacatttatttttttattcaaaaccaGTGGATAGCGAATAAAAAGATGCCACACTAAGAAAGTAATCGCCAATGACCGACGATGTGAATCAACCTTGCTGGCAGGAATGTGAATGGATGTTTGCCCAGAGCTGATAGAAGGGGACGCTCCGTGGGCACTTTACTAGTAAGGTAAGGGAAAAATGCTTTACTAATGATAGTTGATATAGGGTTTTTTTCCCTTGTTTGTCAAGCTTTCACTCTTTTACTACATAATCTCCCAACATGCTCAATAACTGAGAGCCATCCAGGGACTTCCCGACCGGAGAAAATGGGATTCGAACCCATGATACAATCTTCTTGTATGTAGATTTAGCAAACCAATGCCTTAAGCCACTCAGCCATACATCTTGTTGATCAGAATTACATTGTATGTGCGGTTGGTTGCCCGAAGGGCTATCTGATCCGATCAGCTGCATAAGCCATAGCGCGCTAGCGCGCGTACTCTTCTGAAATGAGCGAGACGGAAGAGAAATCTGCCACTCGTTGGGCTTAGCCTGATTTGATATTCACTACCATTGAATGATGAACTTTTCTAGTTTTCGTCTCCGACCCGACCAGGAGAGAACACACGCTCAAGCCAAGTCCGCCTGAATGGAATGAATATATCCTCTGGTCTTTAGGGCAAAAAGCCTGAGGAATTGGACTGTGACTCTTCTATTACATTACAGAGAAGTTCATTCTCATGGTCGATCCACGTCCTACCGTAGTGCCCGGAGAACCAGGCTTGCTTAGCAACCAAAGCTAGCTTACTAACGCGAATGAATTGATCTAAGATTGCACAAAGCAAACCCCCCTTACTCACATCTCTTTAAAGGTCTTCTCAAGTGCAATCCTACAAGTAAAGTCTCATCAAGTGAGATTATTGATGGTATAAATTCTTTCCTTTCAAGCAAGAAGAACTCGGCTTAATCACCAGGAATGCAACCTAAGGAATAGTTCCTAGGTTACTCTAAGCTAATAAGGAGATActtatcaaacaaaacaaaga is drawn from Impatiens glandulifera chromosome 3, dImpGla2.1, whole genome shotgun sequence and contains these coding sequences:
- the LOC124932897 gene encoding ATP synthase subunit 9, mitochondrial-like, with translation MTKRDENYKKEMLEGAKSIGVGAATIASAGADVGIGNVLSYSIHSVARNPSLAKQLFGYAILGFSLTEAIALFAPMMAFLISSVF